GGCCACGTGTTACTGAGCTATCTGCTGCGGGTCTAACCCGCGCAACTAGCATGGCTAAATCGGACTCCAATAGCAATGACCTCCGGCAGGATCAACCGGAATGCTATTCCCCAGCGAAGCTGGGGGTTGGCGGTGAATGTAGGTACACACTCACACTAAATGGGTCCACACGTTCGATGACGCTGGTCGAATGACCGATCGGGCGTCACCGAACTGTCAAGGCTAACATCAGATCCCATCTGTACGGCGGACCGCAGGGGTAGGATCCTCATTTCCTTCGGACGTATTCGTAAGCCACGAAGGGTACTTAACCCCTTCGGGTTCGAACCGTCCGGATCGACGGGGAAAGTCAATCTCCCCATCGATCACGTCTTCGTACCTAACTGTAGTCGCTGTCGACTACTTAAGGGCTACGAACTGAGGGATCAAAGATAGGCAGTAACACACAGTTGCAGGTGAATTTCGCTATCAAAGTTATAAGATCTTCAGATCAATTACGCTTCTACCCTTATTAGTCGTATGACGGCTGAACCGCATCGAAACCGTTCCGACACTGTGAAAACCAGCTTCCGTTTCGCCTAGTCATCGTCGATTACAGGCATCGTGTATCCTAGCAGGATGGACTTCGATCCGAGCAACGTGCTTCTCTAATTCGAGTCGCCAGGCAAGATCGATTTGGTGCTTACGTTCGGTGTAGAATTGAGGACTCTGACGGATTCGAACCACGCCGACGGCTCGCTTCGCTCGCCGTCGTCTAGTCCGAACCGTCAAGGAAGCGTTCCGTGCTGCTCGCGTCTACTCGCAGCACTCTATGGCCCTGACGGATTCGAACCTCGGTCGGAACGACGCTCCTTCCTGCTTCGAATCCGCAGGGATCCATTCCACGAGGCTCGCATCTGCTCGCCTCGCTCCATGGGCCCTGACGGATTCGAACCATCGACCACTCGGTGTCTCACACGACCTCACACGGTCAGGTCGCGTTATGAGCCGAGCGCTCTAACCAGACTGAGCTAAGGGCCCTCTATCCGAGAAAAATTGCGCGCGCTAATTAACCCTTGCTGTCTGTTTCGCTCGTCCGTACGAACCTGATGCTGTCCCGACTCGACCTATGCGGTCAGCGCCTCGAGCTCCTCGTCGCTCAGTTCGTCCTCGAACTCGTCCGCACTGTGTGATTCGAGTACCTCCTCGCGTTCGTCGGCGTCGAGTTCAGCGATGGCCTCGAAGTGGTGGCACATAGCATTCGAAACCAGGCGGCCGGTGTCAATAAACCCTGTTCAGGAGAATTGACTGCTCACCGCCGAAACGGGACGGTGACCAGGCGAGTCGAATTGCCGTCTCGGTTCGATTTCAGTCCGAGGTTCGATTCTGCTCTTGATAGTCCGCCAGCGTCTGGTCGTTCGTTCCGGCGCGGTGGCGCGTCGCCAGGCCCGCGAGGTGTGGCGCTTCGGGGACGATCAGGTCCTCGCAGGCGGTTTCGCAGGCGCTTTTGCTGCCGGGGAGACAGAAGACGGGTGTATCGACGGCAATCCCGGCGGTCGCACGCGAGGCCATCGCGCGCGTCCCGACCTCGTCCCAGGAGAGGGACCTGAACAACTCGCCGAAGCCGGGGAGTTCGCGTTCGAACAGCGACGACGTGGCCTCCGGCGAGACGTCGTCGACGGTGACGCCGGTGCCGCCGGTGGTACACACTACGTCGATGTCGCGGCGCGCGACCAGACTCCGGACGGCGGTCCGGATCGCGGAGTAGTCGTCGCGGACCAACAGTCGCTCTGTTACCTCGTGGCCCGCATCCTCGAACGACGCCTGGATAGTGTCCCCGCCCGGATCGTCGGGATCGTCCGCGCCCGCGCGCGAAGTAGAGACGGTAACGATTCCGACGTGGAGCGGGTCGATGATGTCGTGGCCGTGATCGTCGGTGTGTCGTCGATCGTCGCGATCGCTGGACATGGTGGTACGTCACTGGCGGAAGACGATAATCCCTCCCCTGACGGGCAGCGGTCGGACCACTGCTGGCCGCGACGTATCTGCTCTCGAACGCCGGGTGCGACCTCCCCGTCGGGACGAAGCGGTGCTCCGGCAACCGTATCTGCTCGACGCACTGTCGTTCCAGGCGACGGATGCTGAAATTTTTTCTGCTCGCACACGTGCGCTCATACATGGGAGAGAATAACTCGCAGATGCGTGAACTCGACGGCGTCGGTGTCTGGGGCGGCGGTATCACGGGCGGCCTGGTCGCCGGGATCGCCATGGGCCTGGTCCTCCACTTCGGCGGCAACCAGATCGAACTGTTGGGCGGGCTCGCGGCGGATCCCGGTGCGGCGGTCGGCGTCGGCTGGACGATCCACCTGATGCTGAGCATGCTGTTCGGACTGCTGTTCGCCGCGATCACCTCGCGGGAGGCGGTCCGGGAACTGGTGGAGACGTTCAGCGACTACGTCGTCACGGGCCTGGTCTTCGGGGCGCTTCTCGGTCTCTTCGCCGGTGGCGTCCTGTTCCCGATCGCGATGGGACGCGTCGGGGTAGCGACGTTACCGCTCCCGTTCCTACCGGTGCCCGGGCTCGCGGCGGAGCTGGTCAGCGCGCTGCTGTTCGCGCTGGGACACCTCGTTTACGGAATCGTCCTGGGTGCCGTCTTCGCGACGGTCAACGGGGTGACGCCGAGCGGCGTACGTAAGTACGTCCCGCTCGTGCGGTGAGCGGCCGGACGGTTCGTAACCGGCTCGCTCCTGCCGCTGTCGGTTAGACGACGGTCTCGAGACGAATCCAGAAGTTACGGGGTAGCGGCACCGCTTACGGATAGAATTTGAGAGAAGCAGCGCCGAAGCCAGGACTCGAACCTGGGACAACCTCGTTAACAGCGAGGTGCTCTACCATCTGAGCTACTTCGGCTGCGTTCTTTGATAACCGGCTGTATTTGATAGGGCTTTCGTTTTTACTCGCTTCCGCGGTTCGATACCCCTTCACGCACTCGCGGGTCGATACCCTTTCACCCGCCGCGCCGGTAGGGCCACGCGATGACCGAGGAGGACGACAGCGACGAGCACGAGGTCCGGAACGCGAGCCGCGCTCGCGACCTCGAGACGGTCGTCGCCGAGATTCGCGACCGCGTCGATCCGGACGACGACGAGCGCGACCGACTCCGCGAGGTCGCCGACCGACTCATGGACCGCGCCGAAACGGCGGCGACGGAGCTGTGCGACGGCGCCGACGTCTTACAGGTCGGCTCGACTGCCCGCAACACCTGGATCAGCGGCGACCGCGACATCGACGTCTTCGTCCGCTTTCCGCCGGAGCTCGATCGCGAAACGCTCGAGGAACACGGGCTCGAGGTCGGCCACGCCACCCTGCCGGAGGGCCACGAGGAGTACGCCGAACACCCCTACGTCAAGGGCGAGGTCGAGGGCTTCGACGTCGACGTGGTCCCCTGTTTCCGGCTCGAGTCCGCCACCGAGATCCGCTCGGCGGTCGATCGCACGCCCTTCCACACCAGATACCTCCAGACGCGACTCGACGAGGATCTCGCCGCCGCCGTCCGCGTCACCAAACAGTTCCTCAAGGGGATCGGGGTCTACGGCAGCGACCTCAGGACGCAGGGCTTCAGCGGCTACCTGACCGAACTGCTCGTCTGCGAGTACGGCGGGTTCCGGCCGCTGCTCGAGGCCGCGGCCGACTGGCACCCGCCGGTCGAACTCGATCCCGAGGATCACGGCCAGGCGCGCGAGACGGCGTCACCGTCTCGGGACGAAGAAGTCAACGATGTTGACCTCCCGTTCGACGATCCGTTGGTCGTCATCGACCCGACCGATCCCGAGCGCAACGTCGCGGCCGTCTGTTCGTCCGAGAACGTCGCCCGATTCCAACACTACGCTCGCGAGTTTCTCGAGTCACCACACACCGATTTCTTCGATCCGTCCGAGCCCGAACCGCTGACCGAAGCCGACCTGTCTGCCCACCTCGAGCGCCGGGGGACTACGCCCGTCGCCGTCCGGTTCGACGCACCCGACCTGGTCGAGGATCAGCTCTACCCGCAACTGCGTAAATCGCTCGCCGGCATCACGCAGGGGCTGGACGACCGCGGATTCGACGTCTTCCGGGCGACGACGATCGCCGACGAGACGGCCGTCGTCTTCGCCGAGCTCGCGGTGGCCGAACGGCCCGCCGTCGAGCGCCACGAGGGACCGCCGATCCACGTCCGCGGTCACGCGGACGGCTTCTACGTCGCCTACGCGGACGATCCGGACGCCTACGGACCGTTCATCGAGGACGATCGGTACGTCACCGAACGCGAACGCGAGTTCACGACCGCCCGCGAGTTCCTCGAGAGCGATCGTCTCTTCGACGTGGGCCTGGGTGCACACGTCGAGACCGCGCTCGAAGACGGGTACGAGGTACTGATCGACGACGAGGTCGCCGCCCTGCTCGACGAATTCGGCGCGGAATTAGCGGCCTACTTCGAGCCGCGTCCCTGAACGGCTACGCGCAAGGGGACGCTGCTCCGATCGAGCGTCGCAGATCACAGTCCGCGGCGACTCGCTGTTCCGCGAACCGTCCACGTAAACGGCTCGTCGAACGCGGTGATCGGACGGTCGGTCCGGAGTTCGAGCAGCCCGAGCATCGATTCGGACATCGACGAATCGCCGGTAAACGAGAGCGTCACCCGATTCGCGTCGCGATCGTACGCCGCGTCGACGGTCCCCTCGTTGACCCAGGTCGTCCGCTCGTAGCCGGCGTTCCACCCGCTGGGGAGTTCCCGCAGGAGCGTGAGCGTACAGACGCCACTCTCGGGGTCGATCGGTCCGGTGGGGAGCACCG
This window of the Natrinema salifodinae genome carries:
- a CDS encoding MogA/MoaB family molybdenum cofactor biosynthesis protein, with the protein product MSSDRDDRRHTDDHGHDIIDPLHVGIVTVSTSRAGADDPDDPGGDTIQASFEDAGHEVTERLLVRDDYSAIRTAVRSLVARRDIDVVCTTGGTGVTVDDVSPEATSSLFERELPGFGELFRSLSWDEVGTRAMASRATAGIAVDTPVFCLPGSKSACETACEDLIVPEAPHLAGLATRHRAGTNDQTLADYQEQNRTSD
- the cca gene encoding CCA tRNA nucleotidyltransferase, which codes for MTEEDDSDEHEVRNASRARDLETVVAEIRDRVDPDDDERDRLREVADRLMDRAETAATELCDGADVLQVGSTARNTWISGDRDIDVFVRFPPELDRETLEEHGLEVGHATLPEGHEEYAEHPYVKGEVEGFDVDVVPCFRLESATEIRSAVDRTPFHTRYLQTRLDEDLAAAVRVTKQFLKGIGVYGSDLRTQGFSGYLTELLVCEYGGFRPLLEAAADWHPPVELDPEDHGQARETASPSRDEEVNDVDLPFDDPLVVIDPTDPERNVAAVCSSENVARFQHYAREFLESPHTDFFDPSEPEPLTEADLSAHLERRGTTPVAVRFDAPDLVEDQLYPQLRKSLAGITQGLDDRGFDVFRATTIADETAVVFAELAVAERPAVERHEGPPIHVRGHADGFYVAYADDPDAYGPFIEDDRYVTEREREFTTAREFLESDRLFDVGLGAHVETALEDGYEVLIDDEVAALLDEFGAELAAYFEPRP